In Firmicutes bacterium ASF500, a single genomic region encodes these proteins:
- the mazF_1 gene encoding Endoribonuclease MazF: protein MTFKRTRPIHRGDIYYADLTPVTGSEQGGIRPVLILQNNVGNHHSPTVIAAAITGYVKGKRQPTHVRLKGAACGLFRDSTVLLEQVRTLDKSRLGEYMGSVGEDKMWEVDAALHISVGLAETYR, encoded by the coding sequence ATGACTTTCAAGAGAACACGTCCCATTCATCGGGGCGATATCTATTACGCCGATCTCACGCCGGTCACCGGCTCGGAGCAGGGAGGCATCCGGCCTGTCCTGATCCTCCAGAACAACGTGGGCAACCACCACAGCCCCACGGTCATTGCTGCCGCCATTACGGGGTATGTCAAGGGCAAGCGCCAGCCCACCCATGTGCGGCTCAAGGGCGCGGCCTGCGGCCTGTTCCGGGATTCCACTGTCCTGCTGGAGCAGGTTCGGACGCTGGACAAGTCCCGCCTGGGTGAGTACATGGGCAGCGTGGGTGAGGACAAGATGTGGGAAGTGGACGCCGCTCTGCACATCAGCGTGGGGCTTGCAGAAACATACCGCTGA